A window of Myxococcales bacterium contains these coding sequences:
- the prmC gene encoding peptide chain release factor N(5)-glutamine methyltransferase, with protein sequence MQAETPKEWTVGELCRWATDDFKARGLESPRLEAELLVAFALGISRMQVIVDGARPLAKDELTKLRELVKRRRAHEPMAYLRGEREFYGHVFKVDKRVLVPRPDTETLVDVAKERTAHVAMGGRILDLCTGSGCVAISLAKMRPTADVVATDLSPDALDVARENARRLGAYNVSFVLGDLFGAIDAAGLPWHPPVFELVVSNPPYIATAECETLMPDVRDFEPRLALDGGKDGLDLVRRIVRDAPRYLVPTGVLALEIGAGQAPDVAKILEGHGYTEIVKTKDLAGIERVVSGVRP encoded by the coding sequence TTGCAGGCTGAGACCCCCAAAGAGTGGACCGTAGGCGAGCTCTGTCGCTGGGCCACCGACGACTTCAAGGCGCGAGGCCTCGAGAGCCCGCGCCTCGAGGCCGAGCTGCTCGTGGCGTTCGCGCTCGGGATCTCGCGCATGCAGGTCATCGTCGATGGCGCGCGGCCCCTCGCGAAGGACGAGCTCACGAAGCTGCGTGAGCTCGTCAAGCGGCGCCGCGCCCACGAGCCCATGGCCTACCTCCGCGGGGAGCGTGAGTTCTACGGGCACGTGTTCAAGGTCGACAAACGCGTGCTCGTGCCCCGGCCCGACACCGAGACCCTCGTCGACGTGGCCAAGGAGCGCACGGCCCACGTGGCGATGGGCGGGCGCATCCTCGACCTTTGCACGGGCTCGGGGTGCGTCGCCATCTCGCTCGCCAAAATGCGCCCCACGGCCGACGTCGTCGCGACCGACCTCTCCCCGGACGCGCTCGACGTGGCCCGCGAGAACGCGCGGCGCCTCGGCGCGTACAACGTGTCGTTCGTCTTGGGGGATCTCTTCGGCGCGATCGACGCCGCGGGCCTGCCTTGGCACCCGCCCGTGTTCGAGCTCGTGGTGTCGAACCCGCCGTACATCGCCACGGCCGAGTGCGAGACGCTCATGCCCGACGTGCGCGACTTCGAGCCGCGCCTCGCGCTCGATGGCGGCAAGGACGGCCTCGACCTCGTGCGCCGGATCGTCCGCGACGCGCCCCGCTACCTCGTGCCGACGGGCGTGCTCGCCCTCGAGATCGGCGCAGGCCAGGCCCCCGACGTGGCGAAGATCCTCGAAGGCCACGGGTACACCGAGATCGTCAAGACGAAGGACCTCGCCGGGATCGAGCGCGTCGTGAGCGGCGTCCGGCCATGA